A genomic region of Catalinimonas niigatensis contains the following coding sequences:
- a CDS encoding tetratricopeptide repeat protein: MNRIFLVLISSTFFAIQGFAQVSFTQDKELLTTIEQSLDYIYNTDVATANKLNEEVGHKLPNHPVYPMLKALTIRAAHNPINLGSPEFYEMKGYLERVLSLSEEILKKDEMHPEANFFAMASIGLLAMYENDEGNHFKAVGMAKDAYTYLKNGFELKEAYPEFYFSSGLYNFYRVKYPELHPVYRPFMLFFRDGDISLGLEQLKKAYHQSIFMSPESGEYLTHIYLRYEDQPENALRYARALVKKYPKNLYFVTNFLDAAIAADQFSGLDTYVQQLQTSDRPYYQMTGKLFEGMLQEKRDHQWRAAEKSYIKSLEYAPGLKNDEAENYVSYAYAGLARIAHEEEKHDAARSLYKKALANAHYRPVTEEATAYLK, encoded by the coding sequence ATGAATCGTATTTTTTTAGTACTCATCAGCAGTACTTTTTTCGCTATACAAGGCTTTGCCCAGGTCAGTTTTACGCAAGATAAAGAGCTGTTAACTACTATTGAACAAAGCCTGGATTACATTTATAACACTGATGTAGCAACAGCTAATAAATTAAACGAAGAAGTAGGCCACAAGCTGCCTAACCACCCGGTATATCCCATGCTTAAGGCGCTGACTATCCGGGCAGCCCATAACCCTATTAATCTAGGAAGTCCTGAGTTTTATGAGATGAAAGGCTACTTGGAAAGGGTGTTGTCACTCTCTGAAGAAATTTTGAAAAAAGACGAAATGCATCCTGAGGCCAATTTTTTTGCGATGGCATCCATCGGGCTATTGGCCATGTATGAGAATGACGAGGGAAATCATTTCAAGGCAGTAGGTATGGCTAAAGATGCTTATACCTATCTAAAGAATGGCTTCGAGCTGAAAGAAGCATACCCTGAGTTTTATTTTTCCAGCGGCCTTTACAATTTTTATCGCGTCAAATATCCTGAGTTGCATCCGGTATACAGACCATTTATGTTGTTTTTTCGTGATGGTGATATCTCATTGGGTTTAGAACAATTAAAAAAAGCTTATCATCAGTCTATTTTCATGAGTCCGGAGTCAGGAGAATATCTTACCCATATCTACCTAAGGTATGAAGACCAACCTGAAAATGCGTTGAGATATGCGCGTGCTTTGGTAAAGAAATATCCTAAAAATCTGTATTTCGTCACTAATTTTTTAGATGCAGCAATCGCCGCAGATCAATTTAGTGGACTTGACACCTATGTGCAACAGTTGCAGACTAGTGACCGCCCTTATTATCAAATGACCGGAAAGCTCTTTGAGGGAATGCTTCAGGAAAAGCGAGACCATCAATGGCGGGCTGCTGAAAAAAGCTATATCAAAAGTCTGGAGTACGCACCGGGTTTAAAAAATGATGAAGCGGAAAATTATGTAAGCTATGCCTATGCCGGGCTTGCCCGTATTGCCCATGAAGAAGAAAAACACGATGCTGCTCGCTCTTTATACAAAAAAGCATTGGCAAATGCCCACTACAGACCTGTGACCGAAGAGGCTACAGCTTACTTAAAGTAA
- a CDS encoding protein-disulfide reductase DsbD family protein: MRLFKYFIFSSLILLYTGCMHAQVLKPATWSVKVSQQQVKVGEEVDVVFHVEIQEDWYLYSNDFDPDLGPMVTEINLEPNAAYELVGGVKPIGAKEKYDEIFEGDYTYFTKKAEFRQTIKVTQADLKQIKGDYEYQVCSDVTGQCIPFDDTFSVNIGVEAKTEASAIESSPAETREVQTSEKTDEEQNDSSITEGQKNADGGSVGETKAEGQSKISEEAEKEIAQPVPGTSMNVREANTPYTLLTFFFVAFLAGLAALLTPCVFPMIPMTVSFFTSGGSHKGQAISKAIIYGLSIIIIYTLIGTLVSVIFGPAFANWLSTHWLPNLFFFAVFVIFALSFFGLFEITLPSSLVNNVDRQADKGGYYGIFFMAFTLVLVSFSCTGPIVGSILVESAGGEFVKPVLGMLGFSLAFAIPFGLFAAFPQWLSSLPKSGGWLNSVKVVLGFLELALALKFLSVADQVYHWNILDREIYLALWIVIFTLMGFYLLGKLRLPHDSPLESISVPRLMLSIATFAFVVYLVPGMLGAPLKSLAGYLPPMHTHDFNMPYLTGQQLGTSSGVVLAENTNEQCEPPKYADMLHFPHGIKGYFDYEQALACAEAQNKPIFIDFTGHGCVNCREMEARVWSDPEVLRRLKEDYVVVALYVDEKTELPESEWYTSEYDGKVKKSIGRQNADFQITRFNNNAQPYYVLLDDQGQLLKEPKAYDLSVQNFIEFLDDGKERFAQGKTIADPALAKN; encoded by the coding sequence ATGCGACTATTTAAATATTTCATTTTCTCTTCTCTGATACTTCTGTACACAGGCTGTATGCATGCACAGGTCTTAAAACCTGCTACCTGGTCAGTAAAAGTATCTCAGCAGCAGGTAAAAGTAGGTGAAGAAGTCGATGTGGTCTTTCATGTAGAGATCCAGGAAGATTGGTACCTCTACTCCAATGATTTTGACCCTGACCTTGGACCGATGGTAACAGAGATTAACTTAGAACCCAACGCAGCTTATGAATTAGTAGGGGGTGTAAAACCTATCGGTGCTAAAGAAAAATATGACGAGATTTTTGAAGGAGATTATACATATTTCACCAAAAAAGCAGAATTCCGCCAGACTATCAAAGTAACTCAGGCTGATCTGAAGCAGATTAAAGGAGATTATGAGTATCAGGTTTGTAGCGATGTCACAGGACAATGTATCCCTTTTGATGATACATTCAGTGTGAATATAGGGGTAGAAGCCAAGACAGAAGCTTCTGCGATAGAATCCTCACCGGCAGAAACCCGGGAAGTTCAAACCTCAGAAAAAACCGATGAAGAGCAAAATGACTCTTCTATTACAGAAGGACAAAAAAATGCTGATGGAGGAAGTGTGGGTGAGACAAAGGCTGAGGGTCAATCCAAAATATCAGAAGAAGCAGAAAAAGAAATAGCGCAACCTGTGCCGGGCACAAGTATGAACGTCCGGGAGGCAAATACTCCTTATACCTTACTAACTTTCTTTTTTGTGGCTTTCCTGGCCGGTCTGGCGGCCTTACTTACCCCTTGTGTATTTCCCATGATTCCCATGACTGTATCTTTCTTTACCAGTGGAGGAAGCCATAAAGGGCAGGCCATTAGTAAAGCGATTATATATGGATTATCTATTATTATTATTTATACGCTGATAGGTACACTGGTATCTGTAATTTTTGGGCCTGCTTTTGCCAACTGGCTAAGCACACACTGGCTGCCTAATCTATTCTTTTTTGCTGTTTTTGTCATTTTTGCCCTTTCTTTCTTTGGTTTGTTTGAAATTACTCTACCCAGTTCATTGGTCAATAATGTAGATCGGCAGGCAGACAAAGGCGGATATTACGGAATTTTCTTTATGGCATTCACCCTGGTACTGGTATCCTTTTCTTGTACCGGCCCTATTGTTGGTAGTATTCTGGTAGAGTCAGCCGGTGGAGAATTTGTAAAGCCTGTATTAGGTATGTTAGGCTTTTCACTGGCCTTTGCCATCCCTTTTGGATTGTTTGCGGCTTTTCCTCAATGGTTGAGCAGCTTACCCAAATCCGGTGGCTGGCTTAATTCAGTAAAAGTAGTTTTAGGCTTTCTGGAACTGGCACTGGCATTAAAATTTCTGAGCGTAGCCGATCAGGTGTATCATTGGAATATTCTGGATCGGGAAATCTATCTGGCACTGTGGATTGTAATTTTTACCTTGATGGGATTTTACCTATTGGGTAAACTCAGACTTCCCCATGACAGTCCACTGGAATCTATCAGTGTGCCCCGTCTAATGTTGTCAATTGCCACTTTTGCATTTGTAGTGTATCTGGTACCAGGCATGTTAGGAGCGCCCCTCAAATCATTGGCGGGTTATCTCCCTCCTATGCATACCCATGATTTCAACATGCCTTATCTCACCGGACAGCAGCTAGGAACTTCCTCGGGGGTAGTACTGGCAGAAAATACCAATGAGCAGTGCGAGCCTCCGAAATATGCTGATATGCTCCATTTTCCTCATGGCATCAAAGGGTACTTTGATTATGAGCAGGCCCTGGCTTGTGCTGAAGCACAGAATAAACCTATTTTCATTGATTTTACAGGTCATGGCTGTGTCAATTGCCGTGAGATGGAAGCTCGTGTCTGGTCTGATCCTGAGGTTTTGAGAAGGCTTAAAGAAGATTATGTGGTGGTAGCGCTTTATGTGGATGAGAAAACCGAGTTACCTGAATCAGAGTGGTATACATCAGAGTATGATGGTAAAGTGAAGAAAAGCATAGGCAGGCAGAATGCTGATTTTCAAATCACCCGATTCAATAATAACGCACAACCTTATTATGTACTCTTAGATGATCAGGGGCAACTTTTGAAAGAACCCAAAGCCTATGATCTGAGTGTGCAAAACTTCATTGAGTTTTTGGACGATGGCAAAGAGCGTTTTGCTCAAGGTAAAACCATCGCTGATCCGGCTCTGGCCAAAAACTGA
- a CDS encoding regulatory protein RecX, which yields MAITTLKQQAKVKAAKYCAYQERTQQEVRDKLYQYGLYSDAVEEVLTELITEGFVNEERYAYAFCRGKFNQNKWGRIKIGMMLRQKGLSNYCIQSGLKQISEEEYQQQLSELIRKKWASLEGEDDYSRKHKTVRYLMGKGYEPDLIWSYFKE from the coding sequence ATGGCCATCACTACCCTAAAGCAGCAGGCTAAAGTTAAAGCAGCTAAATATTGCGCCTACCAGGAACGCACTCAACAGGAGGTAAGAGACAAGCTTTATCAGTATGGATTGTATAGCGATGCTGTAGAAGAAGTGCTAACGGAACTGATTACTGAGGGTTTTGTCAATGAAGAACGCTATGCTTACGCTTTTTGTCGTGGAAAATTTAACCAGAATAAATGGGGCCGCATCAAAATAGGGATGATGCTGCGACAGAAAGGGTTGTCTAATTACTGTATACAGAGCGGTCTTAAACAAATTTCTGAAGAAGAATACCAGCAGCAACTCAGTGAACTGATACGTAAAAAGTGGGCCTCTCTGGAAGGAGAAGATGACTACAGCCGTAAACATAAAACTGTACGTTACCTGATGGGCAAAGGCTATGAGCCAGACTTAATATGGAGTTACTTTAAAGAATGA
- a CDS encoding 2-phosphosulfolactate phosphatase — protein sequence MKSIDVCLSPDLMHLYDVQDKVVVVVDILRATSCMTTAIAHGISSIRPVAEVAECKSLKAKGYLTAAERGGEKIDGFDFGNSPFEYMNENLRGKKMGVTTTNGTRAISLAKGAKKLLVGSFLNLSAVAHFLNEQAQDVLIVCAGWQGHINLEDTLFAGALAEQLTAKFTVACDSTLAAISLYHMAKNDMMVFLQNSSHVQRLRRLNLEEDIAFCLQIDQYEVLAVLEDGELVKL from the coding sequence ATGAAAAGCATAGATGTTTGTCTCAGTCCTGATCTGATGCATCTATATGATGTACAAGATAAGGTAGTTGTAGTAGTAGATATATTGCGGGCTACCTCCTGCATGACCACAGCCATTGCACATGGCATAAGCAGCATCAGGCCAGTAGCAGAAGTAGCTGAGTGTAAGTCATTGAAAGCAAAAGGCTATCTGACTGCTGCAGAAAGAGGAGGAGAAAAAATAGACGGTTTTGATTTTGGGAACTCTCCTTTTGAATATATGAATGAAAATCTCAGGGGCAAAAAAATGGGCGTGACCACCACCAATGGCACACGTGCAATCAGCCTTGCCAAAGGCGCTAAAAAGCTGTTGGTTGGATCTTTTCTTAATCTTTCAGCGGTAGCTCATTTTCTAAATGAACAAGCCCAGGACGTGTTAATTGTCTGTGCGGGATGGCAGGGGCATATCAATCTGGAGGACACATTATTTGCGGGAGCTTTGGCAGAACAGCTTACCGCCAAATTTACAGTGGCTTGCGACAGTACGCTGGCTGCAATCTCACTGTACCATATGGCTAAAAACGACATGATGGTTTTTTTGCAAAACTCATCGCATGTACAAAGATTGAGAAGACTCAATCTTGAAGAAGACATTGCTTTCTGCCTGCAAATCGATCAATATGAAGTCCTTGCTGTTTTAGAAGATGGAGAGTTGGTCAAATTATAG
- the gcvT gene encoding glycine cleavage system aminomethyltransferase GcvT produces the protein MKRTALYDKHIAMGAKMVPFAGYEMPVRYSSDIEEHMAVREGVGVFDVSHMGEFFLRGPKAFDLVQRVTSNDASKMYDGKAMYAYLPNETGGIVDDLIVYRISEEEYLLVVNASNIEKDWNWISKYNTEGVKMENASDQMSLFAVQGPKATTVLKKLTDADLDSMKFYTFQKGKVAGIEDVIISATGYTGAGGFELYVANEYAERLWDALFEAGAEEDIKPIGLGARDTLRLEMGYCLYGNDIDDTTCPIEAGLGWVTKFSKVFTNSEYLQERKESGGKQKLVGLLMVDKGIPRKDYEIYNAEDEVIGRITSGTQSPVMKQGIGMGYVTKDFAKTDTEVFVGVRNRRLKAKVVKPPFV, from the coding sequence ATGAAGAGAACGGCTTTGTACGACAAGCACATAGCAATGGGAGCGAAGATGGTGCCTTTTGCCGGATATGAAATGCCTGTACGCTATAGCTCAGATATAGAAGAGCATATGGCAGTGAGAGAAGGTGTGGGTGTGTTTGATGTTTCACATATGGGCGAGTTCTTTTTGCGTGGCCCTAAAGCTTTTGATCTGGTGCAGCGAGTCACCAGCAATGATGCTTCCAAGATGTATGATGGCAAGGCAATGTATGCTTACCTGCCGAATGAAACAGGGGGCATTGTAGATGATCTGATTGTTTATCGTATCAGCGAAGAAGAATATTTGCTCGTAGTGAATGCTTCTAACATAGAGAAAGACTGGAACTGGATCAGTAAGTATAATACAGAGGGTGTGAAAATGGAAAACGCTTCTGACCAAATGTCACTTTTTGCAGTGCAGGGACCCAAAGCCACAACTGTACTCAAAAAACTGACTGATGCCGATCTGGATAGTATGAAATTCTACACCTTTCAAAAAGGAAAGGTAGCGGGAATAGAGGATGTGATCATTTCTGCTACTGGTTATACCGGAGCCGGAGGGTTTGAGTTGTATGTAGCCAATGAATATGCAGAACGCTTATGGGATGCACTTTTTGAAGCAGGTGCTGAAGAAGATATCAAGCCGATTGGCTTGGGTGCCCGTGATACGCTGCGCCTGGAGATGGGCTACTGCCTATATGGAAATGATATTGACGACACTACCTGCCCCATAGAAGCCGGGCTGGGTTGGGTAACTAAGTTTAGCAAGGTATTTACCAATTCCGAATACTTACAAGAGCGAAAAGAAAGTGGAGGCAAACAGAAACTGGTGGGTCTGCTGATGGTGGACAAAGGAATTCCCCGTAAAGATTATGAGATCTATAATGCTGAAGATGAAGTCATCGGTCGTATCACTTCGGGTACCCAGTCACCCGTAATGAAGCAGGGAATTGGCATGGGCTATGTAACTAAAGATTTTGCTAAAACAGATACTGAAGTGTTTGTAGGAGTAAGAAACCGTCGGTTGAAAGCGAAGGTCGTAAAGCCTCCATTTGTTTAA
- a CDS encoding ribonuclease HII translates to MLQSCFTPDLIEAGCDEVGRGCLAGPVVAAAVILPKDFTHPLLKDSKLLSLAQRNLLKEEIKVRALAYAIAEVDPQTIDEINILNASFLAMHRAVENLGILPELLLIDGNRFNPYPFIPHQCIIKGDSKFLSIAAASVLAKTYRDTLMHQLADEFPEYGWHSNVGYPTKVHRSAIAEHGPTPWHRKSFRLL, encoded by the coding sequence ATGCTACAATCCTGTTTTACACCCGATCTGATAGAAGCCGGCTGTGATGAAGTGGGCAGAGGTTGCCTGGCTGGTCCGGTAGTAGCAGCGGCAGTCATTTTGCCCAAAGACTTTACCCATCCTCTACTAAAAGATTCTAAGTTGCTGAGTTTGGCTCAGAGAAATTTGCTAAAAGAAGAAATCAAAGTACGTGCCCTTGCCTATGCCATTGCCGAGGTTGATCCACAAACTATAGACGAGATCAATATCCTTAATGCTTCTTTTCTGGCCATGCACCGGGCGGTAGAAAATTTGGGCATACTGCCAGAGTTGCTGCTAATTGATGGCAATCGCTTTAACCCCTACCCTTTTATTCCCCATCAGTGTATCATCAAAGGAGACAGCAAGTTTTTGTCAATTGCAGCAGCTTCAGTACTTGCCAAAACCTATAGAGATACGCTCATGCATCAGCTGGCAGATGAGTTTCCGGAGTACGGATGGCATAGTAATGTAGGTTATCCTACCAAAGTCCACCGCTCAGCCATTGCCGAACATGGGCCAACGCCCTGGCACCGAAAATCTTTTCGTCTTTTGTGA